ttgtgcttaaaaaaaatgtataaaatgtaccataaaataatactaatatatgtaatatttaatgtacataaattattttatatatttaaaaacctaatataatatttttatttataaattttaaatattttaatcataaatattattaataaagaaataaaaattttcttacttAGATTATAAATGgtaaaagatttttaaataatattaaataggTGAACATTTTCATACTTcttttaataacaaatattcaaatgcaagataaattttattttaaacaagtatcaaatattaaaatgtaatatactcttaattccaattttattttttttagaaaccaaaagtagccttaatatttttctttctctttctctttttccttggTATTTTTACTTCACCTTTTTCCATGACatctaaatataataaaaattttctacttttaacatttttttctttgtttcttgtcACTCATCATCACCAAACATAATGTAAAGTTCTACGCTATGTTCGGTTcccaaaaagtattaagaaaagaaaaaaaaatactaagaaaaatgatttttttcatgtttagtttcaacataaaaaatactaaaaaaattaaatataattaaaattagttaaaaatctatacatttttttaattatttaatcttcatatagaagaggaaaataagttaaatgagtttgaacatataaaataatttattaattttaaatttattttttatttttcttcactttttatttctttcaatttttcctctctattttctttcctttgcattttcacTCAcgttttttgggaaccaaatatagccctAGACTTCTAGTCATGAAAAATTTCAATCTGTTGGAAAGTTAAACTTGATTTACAAActttctaaatattataattaaatttagttctaaaagttaaaggaaaaatattttattttgaatgattATTTTAGTGTCCATTTTTTAGTTCTCAAGCCCCAGAaggtttatatatttattatccGGAGTTTCTATcttacaataaatttttaattcttcccCATTTTATCTTCTTCGTAGTTGTTTGTGTTTCTCTGTCAACCCGGTTACTCCAACACAAACACCATCAAGTATCTCTCCCATTGATTATTTGCATATGGGTGCTGAACATTCTTGTCTTTGTGTTTCTACATATACTTGTGATGAGAGGCTAACTTTTACAGGTCTAGAACTAATCCTCTGATAACGATTTTTCCTTGTTTCTGCCACCCACACAGAATCATGGACAAAGCTTTGGAACTGAACAGGAAGAAAGATATCATATGCCTTATTTTGTCATATCCTCCTTTCAGCTCGGTGATCCAAGGGAGTCACAAAGGTTGGATTCTTGATGTTTTGGCGATTAATCAGAAACTAAGAGAAGCAGTTTACAGGAAGAAAGTAATCAATGTTTCAGAGCTCTTTTCTAGAATCAGTCGACAGATTGATCATTCAATCGACGATATTGAAGCTTATGTTCCACGACACATCATTGAGGAGATGCAAAGGGGAACTATATGGGGTAGAACACCTACTACAAAAGTGTACAGTTTGGCCATTGATTTTGCTGTTCGCCAAATTATACAAGATAGAGAAACTCCCGAATTTCAGAGGATTTATATCTCTGGCAGAGATGATGCAGGCATCCTCATGTCAAGATTGAAGAATCTACAGCAAGAAAAGGGAATGTTTGATCTTGCCATTCACGTTAAGGCGTCGTCTTGTAAAACTGCTGGAGATATTGAATATGGCATTGCAAGAGAACTGGGTCTCTCAACATCCAGCAGACAGGAAGTGGATGTATTGCTGCAAAGCAAAAGCTTCTTGATCCTTCTTGATGGTGTTGACCTCGCTTCATCGACGAATCTGAGCGAAGTGGGGACCAATTGGTGGAACTCGAAGAAGTTTCAAAAGATGGTTTGTACAACTAGCTCTATGGGAAGGGGAGTTAATCACACGGAAGTGGATTTGGAGATTAGGTTGGAGGATCATCTGTTAACATGGGAATTGTTTTGTATGAATGTTGGCAATGTTGTGCATTCTTCAGGCATCCAACGCCTAGCAATACGTGTGGTCAAAGAGTGCGAGGGTCATTTGCTTGCCATTGTTCTAATGGCAAGAGCCTTGAGAGAGGTCGATGAGGTTCACACATGGGAATATGCATCTCATGCACTGGCCTTGCAACCCACTCGGCTGAGAGACTATGTTTTATTTAATGCCTTAGCATTCATCTGTGGGCGTTTGGGCTCAGCAATGTattgtttgaagttttttgtACACATGGGATGCTGGAGAGAGATAGAGAAAGGAGATGTCATTGGCAGGTGGATCAGCGGCGGCTTAATTAGAAAAGCAGATGAAGGAGAAGAAATGGTTCGGGATCTTGTTGATGCCTTCTTGTTAGAGAGTTCCGGGAATGGAGATTCTGTTTTTCTCAGAGTGCGAGGTGAAATCTATGAGGCCTTACTAATTTTGTTAGGACACAAAACAGAGTTGCTATTTCTTTGGCAATGTGGAAAGGGATTAACTGATCCTCCAATAGAAGAGATGTGGAAAACAGCCAGTGAGGTGCATTTGATGAACAATAAACTGTCTGAGCTACCAAGAGTCCAGATTGCCCTCAACTCAGGGCACTGTTCCTACAAGCCAATCATGGTCTGAGAGTTATTCCTCCAATGTTCTTTAAAGGCATGCCTTTCCTACAATTCTTAGACTTGTCCAACACTGCAATTAGATCTTTACCACCATCTCTTTTTAAATTGGTCCAACTCAGAATTTTCCTTCTAAGAGGATGTCAACTTCTCATGGAGTTACCACCTGAAGTTGGATGTCTTAGAAATCTTGAGGTGTTTGATCTTGAAGGGACTGAAATTATAAGCCTACCTGTGAATTTAAGAAGACTGACCAACCTCAATTGCCTGAGAGTGTCCTTCTATGGTTACAGTAACCACACTGGACAAAATAACCAGTCCTCCAATACAATGATTCCTCAGAACGTGATATCAGAACTTTCTCAATTGAAAGAATTAGGCATACATGTGAATCCAGATGATGAGCGATGGGATGTGATTGTGAAATATATTGTCAAGGAAGTCTGCACCTTGAAACACTTGGAGACACTTAAACTTTACTTGCCAGAAGTTAGACTTGTGAATGACTTCATGGGGAGTGGAAACTCATTGATAAACCTCTCACAGATGAACTTCGAGTTTATTATTGGCAGCCATCACAAGCGCTTTGTATCTCGACTACCACAAGAAATTGCGAATAGATTTGAACAGCAAGAAAGATGCTTGAAGTATGTGAATGGTGAAGGTGTCTCAATGGAAATTAAGGAGGTACTCCAACATGCTACTACTCTGCTCTTGGAACGCCATTTAACTCTTACCAAGCTGTCTGAATTTGGGATTGAAAATATAATGAAGCTAGAATTTTGTGTATTGGGGGAATGTAGCAAGATTCAAACCCTTGTGGATGGAGCAGAAACTTTTAGACAAGGAGATGATGATGGAGATGTTCATCAAGAAATCATACTTGGATCACTCCAATATTTGAGGCTTCACTATATGAAGAATttagacagtatatggaaggGGCCAATCTGGAAGGGTTGTCTATCCAGTCTCAAGTCTCTGGAATTGTATGCATGCCCCCAATTGACTACCACTTTTACTTTGGGTTTGCTTGAAAATCTCGACCTTCTAGAGGAGCTTGTGGTTGAAAACTGCCCCAATATAATCAGTTTGGTGACTTATGAAGTTCCTGCAGAACATACGCTGCTCTGCTTCAAAACATACCTTCCAAAGTTGAAGAAGATATCACTTCATTACTTACGAAAATTGGCCAGCATTTCCAGTGGTTTACGCATTGCACCAGACTTGGAATGGATGAGCTTCTATAATTGCCCAAGCATTGAAGCTCTTTCTAACATGGAAGTTTCTAGTAATAATTTGAAGGTGATCATAGGAGAGGCTGACTGGTGGAGGGCATTGAAATGGCAAACATCAGTTCTAAGAAGTAATCTGGATTCTATATTTGTCCCCATTAAATCAGATGTTGATTTGATGACTCAGTTAGCAGAAATTAAGAATCAACTTCTAGCTCCCAAGCAAGAGAGAAATCCATCTCAACAGTCAGGTTgtttttcattccttttcttttcaaagataCAATTCATGGCATACTTGAATCTCTTCTTTGAGGTAAATGATTCATTGGGGGTGTTTaccaataagaaaaatgaataaaaagaaaaaccctctATTTTGTTTGGCTAAAGAAGAAGAGGTCGATATGCATACAAATGGTTTTTCACAGAATGGGTGTCTCATTGATTTGAACTTGCCAAGGTTGGAATAAGGAATCCCCAAAGGGACATGGGATCCCAAGTTCTATCACTTAATTATTACTCTCTTTATTTGCATActtcaaaaatcaaaagttgGTTGGGAATACTAATTTCTAACATCATTAATTAGCATTATCCGTGTCCAAATTTCTATATCCATCTGAACGTTTGATTCTGCTGTCTGATACTTCACTTCTATTTGTTTGCTTTTTGTCTGTGAGTGACAGGTTCTGGTGACTCCTTGAAGGCCCTTGCAGTAGAGACCTTGAAGGCCCTTGCAGCGGAGGCAGGAACCACCTCAGTTGATAAGCAGCGTCATAAGCCTTCTCCATTGCCACTGTTGTCTCCTTCCACGAAGAGCTTCATGAAGGCCTCTGTAGTAGAAGCAGGAACCACCTCGGAGCAGAAGTGGAAGCCCCACACTCTGTAAGTGTTATCTTACTGATATGCTAacataaattcttttattagCAAAGCTAAAACTATAAAGAGATGGTTTAGAgtttttactaaatttaatcATATCTAAATTAAACCATTgattttaggtttttcttttttgaattgttGTTGGTCACAGAAAGATGACTGATGAAGCAGAAGTTGACTTACAAAGAATCCGGGGAAGCTTATTAACTTCTGTCAGTTCCGAAACTGCATGTATGAAAGATCTGAAAGAAAACTATGAGATGTTGATAGGCGGAGCAAAACAGCTCAAGGCACTGAGGAATGGCATGGAGATGGAAATAAGAAGACATAATATAAGGCCGCACATAAGAGAATGGTTGGCTAAGGTTGAGAGGATC
The window above is part of the Vitis riparia cultivar Riparia Gloire de Montpellier isolate 1030 chromosome 12, EGFV_Vit.rip_1.0, whole genome shotgun sequence genome. Proteins encoded here:
- the LOC117926800 gene encoding disease resistance protein At4g27190-like — translated: MASFGGRVMERSQSKNQASDSDSAGEGVGWQSAGDTSRIMDKALELNRKKDIICLILSYPPFSSVIQGSHKGWILDVLAINQKLREAVYRKKVINVSELFSRISRQIDHSIDDIEAYVPRHIIEEMQRGTIWGRTPTTKVYSLAIDFAVRQIIQDRETPEFQRIYISGRDDAGILMSRLKNLQQEKGMFDLAIHVKASSCKTAGDIEYGIARELGLSTSSRQEVDVLLQSKSFLILLDGVDLASSTNLSEVGTNWWNSKKFQKMVCTTSSMGRGVNHTEVDLEIRLEDHLLTWELFCMNVGNVVHSSGIQRLAIRVVKECEGHLLAIVLMARALREVDEVHTWEYASHALALQPTRLRDYVLFNALAFICGRLGSAMYCLKFFVHMGCWREIEKGDVIGRWISGGLIRKADEGEEMVRDLVDAFLLESSGNGDSVFLRVRGEIYEALLILLGHKTELLFLWQCGKGLTDPPIEEMWKTASEVHLMNNKLSELPRVQIALNSGHCSYKPIMV